In Helicobacter pylori, a single genomic region encodes these proteins:
- a CDS encoding outer membrane protein — MKKHILSLALGSLLVSTLSAEDDGFYTSVGYQIGEAAQMVTNTKGIQQLSENYEKLNNFLNNYSTLNTLIKLSSDPSTINEVRDNLGSSSRNLLDVKTNSPAYQAVLLALNAAVGLWQVTSYAFTACGPGSNENANGGIQTFNNVPGQNTTTITCNSYYQPGHGGPISTENYAIINKAYQIIQKALTANGSSGDGVPVLSNTTTKLDFTINGDKRTEGKPNEPLIYPWSHGKAISTSWNGGTSTPTTESINTENNAQELLKQASVIITTLNEACPNFQNGGSGYWAGISGNGTMCGMFKNEISAIQGMIANAQEAVAQSKIVSENAQNQSNLDTGKPFNPYTDASFAQSMLKNAQAQAEILNQAEQVVKNFEKIPTAFVNGSLGVCYQVEGGERRGTNPGQTTSNTWGAGCAYVQETITNLTNSIAHFGTQEQQIQQAENIADTLVNFKSRYNELGNTYNSITTALSSIPNGSSLQNAVSKKNNPYSPQGIETNYYLNQNSYNQVQTINQELGRNPFRKVGIVSSQTNNGAMNGIGIQVGYKQFFGQKRKWGARYYGFFDYNHAFIKSSFFNSASDVWTYGFGADALYNFINDKATNFLGKNNKLSVGLFGGIALAGTSWLNSEYVNLATVNNVYNAKMNVANFQFLFNMGVRMNLARSKKKGSDHVAQHGIELGLKIPTINTNYYSFMGAELKYRRLYSVYLNYVFAY; from the coding sequence ATGAAAAAACACATCCTTTCATTAGCTTTAGGCTCGCTTTTAGTTTCCACTTTGAGCGCTGAAGACGACGGCTTTTACACAAGCGTAGGCTATCAAATCGGTGAAGCCGCTCAAATGGTAACAAACACTAAGGGCATCCAACAGCTTTCAGAAAATTATGAAAAGTTGAACAATTTTTTGAATAATTACAGCACCCTAAACACCCTGATCAAATTATCCTCTGATCCGAGCACGATTAACGAAGTAAGGGATAATCTAGGTTCAAGCTCTAGGAATTTGCTTGATGTCAAAACCAACTCCCCGGCTTATCAAGCCGTGCTTTTAGCGTTGAATGCGGCGGTGGGGTTGTGGCAAGTTACAAGCTATGCTTTTACTGCTTGTGGTCCTGGCAGTAACGAGAACGCGAATGGAGGGATCCAAACTTTTAATAATGTGCCAGGACAAAATACGACGACCATCACTTGCAATTCGTATTACCAACCAGGACATGGTGGGCCTATATCCACTGAAAATTATGCGATCATTAACAAGGCCTATCAAATCATTCAAAAGGCTTTGACAGCCAATGGATCTAGTGGGGATGGGGTCCCCGTTTTAAGCAACACCACCACAAAACTTGATTTCACTATCAATGGAGACAAAAGAACGGAGGGCAAACCAAATGAACCTTTAATATACCCATGGAGTCATGGGAAAGCTATTTCAACCTCGTGGAATGGAGGAACATCAACACCAACAACAGAAAGTATCAACACAGAAAATAACGCTCAAGAGCTTTTAAAACAAGCGAGCGTCATTATCACTACCTTAAATGAGGCATGCCCAAACTTCCAGAATGGTGGTAGCGGTTATTGGGCAGGGATAAGCGGCAATGGGACAATGTGTGGGATGTTTAAGAATGAAATCAGCGCTATCCAAGGCATGATCGCTAACGCGCAAGAAGCCGTTGCGCAAAGCAAAATCGTTAGTGAAAATGCGCAAAATCAGAGCAACTTAGACACTGGAAAACCATTCAACCCTTACACAGACGCTAGCTTTGCGCAAAGCATGCTCAAAAACGCGCAAGCCCAAGCAGAGATTTTAAACCAAGCCGAACAAGTGGTGAAAAACTTTGAAAAAATCCCTACAGCCTTTGTAAATGGCTCTTTAGGGGTGTGTTATCAAGTGGAAGGGGGTGAGCGTAGGGGCACCAATCCAGGTCAGACAACTTCTAACACTTGGGGGGCCGGTTGCGCGTATGTGCAAGAAACCATAACGAATTTAACCAACAGCATCGCGCATTTTGGCACTCAAGAACAGCAAATACAGCAAGCCGAAAACATCGCTGACACTTTGGTGAATTTCAAATCCCGATACAATGAATTAGGGAATACCTATAACAGCATCACTACTGCGCTTTCAAGCATCCCTAACGGCTCAAGCTTGCAAAATGCGGTGAGCAAAAAGAATAACCCCTATAGCCCGCAAGGCATAGAAACCAACTACTACTTGAATCAAAACTCGTATAACCAAGTCCAAACCATCAACCAAGAGTTAGGGCGTAATCCCTTTAGGAAAGTGGGCATCGTCAGTTCTCAAACCAACAACGGTGCCATGAATGGGATCGGTATTCAGGTGGGCTACAAGCAATTCTTTGGCCAAAAAAGAAAATGGGGCGCAAGATACTACGGCTTTTTTGATTACAACCATGCGTTCATCAAATCCAGCTTCTTCAACTCGGCTTCTGACGTGTGGACTTATGGCTTTGGAGCGGACGCCCTCTATAACTTCATCAACGATAAAGCCACCAATTTCTTAGGCAAAAACAACAAGCTTTCTGTGGGGCTTTTTGGTGGCATTGCGTTAGCGGGCACTTCATGGCTTAACTCTGAATACGTGAATTTAGCCACCGTGAATAACGTCTATAACGCTAAAATGAACGTGGCGAATTTCCAATTCTTATTCAACATGGGAGTGAGGATGAATCTCGCTAGATCTAAGAAAAAAGGCAGCGATCATGTGGCTCAACACGGCATTGAACTAGGGCTTAAAATCCCCACCATCAACACCAATTACTATTCCTTTATGGGGGCTGAACTCAAATACCGAAGGCTCTATAGCGTGTATTTGAATTATGTGTTCGCTTATTGA